The following are from one region of the Pygocentrus nattereri isolate fPygNat1 chromosome 20, fPygNat1.pri, whole genome shotgun sequence genome:
- the LOC108414423 gene encoding epidermal differentiation-specific protein-like, producing MNKIIVYEHVDFRGLSKEFTSDVSNLIDHNFNDCVSSLKVIGNPWVAYRDVHFSGPQSVFEEGEYARLENHENDTFSSLQLVTEDLSNPQITLYEHVNYQGRSLVINCETNLCSHSFNDITSSHKVQRGAWVLYEHANQTGRIMVARAHRDVPVYGPFNDLLTYLRPLKPGKPKVTVVLLWDKKQEETRSVTIDSICGHNATDQRQIFCPDLYRMYEVFTTERFNFCNAEEIRNGTKFDVDLIKLKTVYDFPVQETFTVQKGSSNTRTTKKSMQVPLPASVPPHSKITVNVLAKEVEVKIPVNLTITNSFNKTQLIGGEYICHSKLPVRTVYMEEPI from the coding sequence ATGAACAAGATCATTGTCTACGAGCATGTTGACTTCAGGGGCCTCAGCAAAGAGTTCACCTCCGATGTCTCCAACTTAATTGATCACAATTTCAACGACTGCGTCTCTTCTCTGAAAGTGATTGGCAACCCCTGGGTGGCATACAGGGATGTCCATTTCTCTGGCCCACAATCAGTCTTTGAGGAAGGAGAATATGCCAGACTGGAAAACCACGAGAACGACACCTTTTCTTCTCTGCAGTTGGTGACTGAGGACTTGTCAAACCCTCAGATCACACTGTATGAGCATGTCAACTACCAGGGCAGAAGCCTTGTGATCAACTGTGAGACCAACCTCTGCAGTCACTCTTTTAATGACATAACATCTTCTCACAAAGTGCAGAGGGGGGCATGGGTCCTCTACGAGCATGCAAACCAAACCGGACGCATAATGGTGGCCAGAGCTCATCGTGATGTGCCCGTCTACGGGCCGTTCAATGACCTTCTGACTTATCTGCGTCCCCTGAAGCCAGGAAAACCCAAAGTTACAGTGGTTCTTCTCTGGGACAAGAAGCAAGAAGAGACAAGGTCAGTCACCATTGATTCCATCTGTGGCCACAACGCCACTGACCAACGGCAAATCTTCTGTCCAGATCTGTATCGAATGTATGAAGTCTTCACGACTGAGAGGTTCAACTTCTGCAATGCTGAGGAGATCAGGAATGGGACAAAATTTGATGTCGACCTCATTAAGCTGAAGACAGTGTATGACTTTCCTGTGCAAGAGACCTTCACTGTGCAGAAAGGAAGCAGCAACACCAGGACCACAAAGAAGAGCATGCAAGTCCCCCTGCCGGCCAGTGTCCCTCCCCACAGCAAGATCACTGTGAATGTGCTGGCCAAGGAGGTAGAGGTGAAGATCCCAGTGAACCTGACCATTACAAATTCCTTTAATAAGACCCAGCTCATTGGCGGAGAGTACATATGCCACTCTAAGCTGCCTGTTCGCACTGTGTACATGGAAGAGCCCATTTAG